The Oncorhynchus nerka isolate Pitt River linkage group LG24, Oner_Uvic_2.0, whole genome shotgun sequence genome has a window encoding:
- the LOC115108255 gene encoding ras-related protein Rab-11B-like, translating to MGNRDDEYDFLFKVVLIGDSGVGKSNLLSRFTRNEFNLESKSTIGVEFATRSIQVDGKMIKAQIWDTAGQERYRAITSAYYRGAVGALLVYDIAKHLTYENVERWLKELRDHADNNIVIMLVGNKSDLRHLRAVPTDEARAFAEKNTLSFIETSALDSTNVEEAFKNILTEIHRIVSQKQIADRSAHDESPGNNVVDISVPPTTDGQKNKLPCCQSL from the exons ATGGGTAACAGAGATGATGAGTACGATTTCTTGTTCAAAG TGGTGCTGATCGGAGACTCTGGTGTGGGGAAGAGTAACCTACTGTCCCGTTTCACACGGAATGAGTTCAACCTGGAGAGCAAAAGCACCATCGGTGTGGAATTCGCCACCCGCAGCATCCAGGTGGACGGCAAGATGATAAAGGCCCAGATCTGGGATACAGCTGGACAGGAGCGCTACAGAGCCATCACCTCAGC GTACTACCGGGGGGCGGTGGGGGCTCTCCTAGTGTACGACATTGCCAAGCATCTAACCTATGAAAACGTGGAGCGCTGGCTGAAGGAGCTGAGGGATCATGCTGATAACAACATCGTCATCATGCTGGTAGGCAACAAGAGTGACCTGCGCCACCTCAGGGCAGTGCCCACAGACGAGGCTCGCGCCTTCGCAG AAAAGAATACGCTATCATTTATTGAGACCTCAGCTTTGGACTCCACTAATGTAGAAGAGGCGTTCAAGAACATCCTCACAG AAATCCACCGAATCGTATCACAGAAGCAGATAGCTGACAGATCAGCACATGACGAGTCTCCAGGCAACAATGTAGTGGACATCAGTGTCCCCCCCACCACCGATGGGCAGAAAAACAAACTACCGTGCTGCCAAAGCCTGTGA
- the LOC115108256 gene encoding E3 ubiquitin-protein ligase MARCHF2 isoform X1, whose translation MTTGECCHLPGSLCDCTGNAALSKSVEESDNCRSQYVTQVTAKDGRLLSTVIKPVSTQSDGPICRICHEGANSEGLLSPCDCTGTLGTVHKSCLEKWLSSSNTSYCELCHTEFTIERKPRSLTEWMRDPGPRNEKRTLFCDMLCFLFITPLAAISGWLCLRGAQDHLHFNSRLEAVGLIALTIALFTIYVLWTLVSFRYHCQLYSEWRRTNQKFSTSDYKSEAWIVDADLRNVVREDGDCAIKHSGCGCSRSM comes from the exons ATGACGACAGGGGAGTGTTGCCACCTCCCGGGCTCTCTGTGTGACTGCACTGGCAACGCTGCCCTGTCCAAAAGCGTGGAGGAGTCGGATAACTGCAGATCACAGTATGTCACCCAGGTCACAGCTAAAGATGGACGGCTGCTCTCCACTGTCATCAAACCCGTGAGCACACAGAG CGATGGGCCAATCTGCCGGATCTGCCATGAGGGGGCCAACAGCGAGGGCCTCCTGTCCCCCTGCGACTGCACAGGGACTCTGGGCACAGTGCACAAGAGCTGCCTGGAGAAGTGGCTCTCCTCCTCCAACACCAGTTACTGTGAGCTGTGCCACACAGAGTTCACAATTGAGCGGAAGCCCAGGTCCCTCACAGAG TGGATGCGGGACCCCGGCCCTCGGAACGAGAAGCGCACGTTGTTCTGTGACATGCTGTGCTTCCTGTTCATCACGCCCCTGGCAGCCATCTCTGGCTGGCTGTGTCTGAGGGGAGCTCAGGACCACCTGCACTTCAACAGCAGACTGGAGGCCGTGGGCCTCATCGCCCTCACCATCGCCCTCTTCACCATTTACGTCCTCTGGACTCTG GTATCATTCCGCTACCACTGTCAGCTCTACTCTGAGTGGAGACGAACCAACCAGAAG TTCTCCACATCCGACTATAAAAGTGAGGCATGGATCGTTGATGCTGATCTAAG GAATGTTGTTCGTGAAGATGGAGATTGTGCAATAAAACACAGTGGATGCGGTTGTTCTCGCAGTATGTGA
- the LOC115108256 gene encoding E3 ubiquitin-protein ligase MARCHF2 isoform X2, producing MTTGECCHLPGSLCDCTGNAALSKSVEESDNCRSQYVTQVTAKDGRLLSTVIKPVSTQSDGPICRICHEGANSEGLLSPCDCTGTLGTVHKSCLEKWLSSSNTSYCELCHTEFTIERKPRSLTEWMRDPGPRNEKRTLFCDMLCFLFITPLAAISGWLCLRGAQDHLHFNSRLEAVGLIALTIALFTIYVLWTLVSFRYHCQLYSEWRRTNQKVRLLLPDAKGGHSSQHSLLSTKLLKKTADETIV from the exons ATGACGACAGGGGAGTGTTGCCACCTCCCGGGCTCTCTGTGTGACTGCACTGGCAACGCTGCCCTGTCCAAAAGCGTGGAGGAGTCGGATAACTGCAGATCACAGTATGTCACCCAGGTCACAGCTAAAGATGGACGGCTGCTCTCCACTGTCATCAAACCCGTGAGCACACAGAG CGATGGGCCAATCTGCCGGATCTGCCATGAGGGGGCCAACAGCGAGGGCCTCCTGTCCCCCTGCGACTGCACAGGGACTCTGGGCACAGTGCACAAGAGCTGCCTGGAGAAGTGGCTCTCCTCCTCCAACACCAGTTACTGTGAGCTGTGCCACACAGAGTTCACAATTGAGCGGAAGCCCAGGTCCCTCACAGAG TGGATGCGGGACCCCGGCCCTCGGAACGAGAAGCGCACGTTGTTCTGTGACATGCTGTGCTTCCTGTTCATCACGCCCCTGGCAGCCATCTCTGGCTGGCTGTGTCTGAGGGGAGCTCAGGACCACCTGCACTTCAACAGCAGACTGGAGGCCGTGGGCCTCATCGCCCTCACCATCGCCCTCTTCACCATTTACGTCCTCTGGACTCTG GTATCATTCCGCTACCACTGTCAGCTCTACTCTGAGTGGAGACGAACCAACCAGAAGGTACGCCTGCTCCTTCCAGACGCGAAGGGTGGGCATTCTAGCCAGCATTCCTTGCTCTCCACGAAGCTGCTGAAAAAGACAGCTGACGAGACCATAGTATGA
- the LOC115108258 gene encoding ras-related protein Rab-11B gives MGTRDDEYDYLFKVVLIGDSGVGKSNLLSRFTRNEFNLESKSTIGVEFATRSIQVDGKMIKAQIWDTAGQERYRAITSAYYRGAVGALLVYDIAKHLTYENVERWLKELRDHADNNIVIMLVGNKSDLRHLRAVPTDEARAFAEKNTLSFIETSALDSTNVEEAFKNILTEIHRIVSQKQIADRSAHDESPGNNVVDISVPPTTDGQKNKLPCCQSL, from the exons ATGGGAACCCGAGACGACGAATACGACTATCTATTCAAAG TGGTGCTGATCGGAGACTCTGGTGTGGGGAAGAGTAACCTACTGTCCCGTTTCACACGGAATGAGTTCAACCTGGAGAGCAAAAGCACCATCGGTGTGGAATTCGCCACCCGCAGCATCCAGGTGGACGGCAAGATGATAAAGGCCCAGATCTGGGATACAGCTGGACAGGAGCGCTACAGAGCCATCACCTCAGC GTACTACCGGGGGGCGGTGGGGGCTCTCCTAGTGTACGACATTGCCAAGCATCTAACCTATGAAAACGTGGAGCGCTGGCTGAAGGAGCTGAGGGATCATGCTGATAACAACATCGTCATCATGCTGGTAGGCAACAAGAGTGACCTGCGCCACCTCAGGGCAGTGCCCACAGACGAGGCTCGCGCCTTCGCAG AAAAAAATACGCTATCATTTATTGAGACCTCAGCTTTGGACTCCACTAATGTAGAAGAGGCGTTCAAGAACATCCTCACAG AAATCCACCGAATCGTATCACAGAAGCAGATAGCTGACAGATCAGCACATGACGAGTCTCCAGGCAACAATGTAGTGGACATCAGTGTCCCCCCCACCACCGATGGGCAGAAAAACAAACTACCGTGCTGCCAAAGCCTGTGA
- the LOC115108257 gene encoding interaptin-like, whose amino-acid sequence MMMDNGDFTNTLHTFEDLPCKGLGDKMSNASNSRCSSPAYGVPSDEGNQPSESHSDIIRQLHDEIERSKMSYKEVEAMVQAHMKPILDQIRSDACKLVIKSSALEDGCHRKDQQDRHILLHTPSLQELLLKLAFTKNSDDVQSYLISSDRTFLLSENDALKMELRDAKSRHETVMKSLHLSLHSAEQENKSSKLTLQQNLRLSEGKVNSMEQKLKEFEGQVLSLQHNLMASNERTQGLQKTLRFSDNRLQSLQQDLDESEKRGQSLQKILGDSQERNQTLQHNLASFEKNNQCLSQNLSASEKKVDFLQHNNWKSEERVKSLQQTLGSSEGKVSLLQQSLKSSEEKVLSLQHDHWALDERAQSLQQSLNSTEEKLQSTQHWLKATDEKAKALKEVLRSSEEKTQSLQEALGVSESWIRATKAQQQSLEKCKEELEERIKSLMQTLRATEGEHHSTVQDLQVGLQSAREKVEILQDALNKTESGHVKEVGQLQEKLNRAEKKLSSREQALHSQIAALNTKLLEEQSKASKDLERSIRYEKELQDTVKILRKKLRTQTEEKGFALNSLRMRQKDLAVVQRHLQADLLRCSQVCGKEKGPQYLAPRKVGLKEEFFHLRTSMHSVLEKEAGRDDPGGQDWVQVLDEIKDWEKRAEKQVDSLDSLQSPQLLEEGGDERYQYRAGAWKSGAPPSIRSPSAVTISQRNLSTRPASPYPYGQYLGQEKRLGSSSLRGLNDSEGMQHLLTIQKRLKNLQSVEFQRNIKGLLRTS is encoded by the exons ATGATGATGGACAACGGAGACTTCACTAACACTCTCCACACATTTGAGGACCTGCCTTGCAAG GGTCTTGGAGATAAAATGTCAAATGCAAGCAATAGTAGATGCTCAAGTCCGGCATATGGAGTTCCTAGTGATGAGGGAAATCAACCCAGTG AATCCCATTCCGATATAATAAGACAGCTTCATGATGAAATAGAACGGTccaaaatgtcatacaaagaagtAGAGGCTATGGTCCAAGCCCACATGAAG CCTATTTTGGATCAAATTCGTTCAGATGCATGTAAATTGGTGATTAAGTCATCAGCATTGGAAGATGGCTGTCACAGGAAAGACCAGCAGGACAGACACATTCTCTTACACACCCCCTCCCTCCAAGAGCTCCTTTTGAAATTAGCCTTTACAAAAAACTCG GATGACGTGCAGAGTTACCTGATCTCGTCCGACCGAACATTCCTACTCTCTGAGAACGATGCCCTGAAAATGGAGCTCAGAGATGCCAAGTCTCGACATGAGACTGTGATGAAGAGCCTGCACCTTTCCCTTCACTCTGCTGAACAAGAAAATAAGAGCTCCAAGCTCACACTCCAGCAGAACCTCAGACTTTCTGAGGGCAAGGTAAACTCCATGGAGCAGAAACTCAAGGAGTTTGAAGGACAGGTCCTGTCCTTGCAGCACAATCTCATGGCCTCTAATGAAAGGACTCAGGGTCTGCAGAAAACCCTCCGGTTCTCTGACAATAGGCTCCAGTCCCTTCAGCAGGACCTGGACGAGTCTGAGAAGAGAGGCCAAAGCCTGCAGAAAATCCTTGGGGACTCccaagagaggaaccagactctgcaACATAACCTGGCTTCCTTTGAGAAGAACAACCAGTGCCTTAGCCAGAACCTTAGCGCTTCAGAGAAAAAGGTTGACTTccttcagcacaataactggaAGTCTGAGGAGAGGGTCAAGTCTCTGCAGCAGACCCTCGGCTCTTCTGAGGGAAAGGTCTCTCTCCTGCAGCAGAGCCTGAAGTCTTCAGAGGAGAAGGTCTTATCCCTCCAACATGACCATTGGGCCTTGGATGAGAGGGCCCAGTCCCTGCAGCAGAGCCTCAACTCCACAGAGGAAAAGCTTCAGTCGACACAACATTGGCTCAAGGCTACAGATGAGAAAGCCAAAGCCCTGAAGGAAGTTCTCAGATCTTCAGAGGAGAAGACCCAGTCCTTACAGGAGGCCCTGGGGGTCAGTGAGAGCTGGATCAGGGCAACCAAGGCCCAGCAGCAGTCTCTGGAGAAATGCaaagaggagctggaggagaggatCAAGAGTTTGATGCAGACTCTCCGGGCCACTGAGGGGGAGCACCACAGCACAGTGCAGGACCTGCAGGTGGGTCTTCAGAGTGCCAGGGAGAAGGTGGAGATTCTGCAGGATGCACTGAACAAGACTGAGTCTGGGCATGTGAAGGAGGTGGGGCAGCTTCAAGAGAAACTGAACAGAGCTGAAAAAAAATTGTCTTCAAGAGAGCAGGCGCTGCACAGCCAGA TTGCTGCCTTGAACACTAAATTGCTGGAGGAGCAGTCAAAGGCAAGCAAGGACCTTGAAAGATCCATTAGATATGAGAAAGAGCTGCAAGACACTGTCAAGATTCTCAG AAAGAAGCTGAGAACTCAAACTGAGGAGAAGGGGTTTGCTCTGAATAGCCTGAGAATGCGTCAGAAGGACCTGGCGGTTGTACAGCGCCACCTACAGGCAGACCTGCTGAGGTGCAGCCAGGTCTGTGGCAAGGAGAAGGGGCCGCAGTACTTAGCCCCCCGCAAGGTTGGCCTGAAGGAGGAGTTCTTCCACCTGAGAACCAGCATGCACTCCGTCCTGGAGAAGGAGGCTGGGAGAGACGACCCAGGGGGGCAAGACTGGGTGCAGGTGTTAGACGAGATCAAGGACTGGGAGAAAAGGGCAGAAAAACAG GTGGACAGTTTAGATTCTCTGCAGAGTCCCCAGCTGCTGGAAGAAGGAGGGGATGAAAGGTACCAATATAGAGCAGGAGCATGGAAAAGTGGAGCACCACCCTCCATCCGTTCCCCTTCTGCTGTGACGATTTCCCAGAGGAACCTCTCTACGAGGCCTGCTTCTCCATATCCCTATGG GCAATATTTAGGCCAGGAGAAGAGGCTTGGGTCTAGCTCCCTCCGTGGGTTGAATGATTCTGAAGGCATGCAGCATTTACTAACAATCCAAAAAAGACTGAAGAACCTCCAGTCAG TTGAATTCCAGAGGAATATCAAGGGTTTACTCCGGACGTCATAG